The Pyramidobacter porci genome includes a window with the following:
- the sufB gene encoding Fe-S cluster assembly protein SufB, with amino-acid sequence MKEKTYVEDLDRSRYDFRFDEKSAYKVEEGLTAEIVARISAEKNDPEWMREFRLNALKIYGELPCPDWGPSLDGLNMENIVTYVRPDTERMHANWDDVPADIKDTFERLGIPQAERKSLAGVGAQYDSELVYHNVKAEVASQGVVYTDLESALRGPYARMIEEHFMKLVPPRDHKFAALHGAVWSGGSFVYVPPRVKVEIPLQSYFRLNAPGAGQFEHTLIILGEGADLHFIEGCSAPKYNVANLHAGCVELFVGKNARLRYSTIENWSKNMYNLNTKRAVVEEGGVMEWVSGSFGSHVSYLYPMTILNGDGARVEFTGVTFAGRGQNLDTGMKVVHVAPSTSSYVSTRSISKDGGVSTFRSAVVVTAKGQRAKSSVSCQSLMLDALSRSDTIPAMDIRTPDADVGHEAKIGRISDESVFYLMSRGIPEDEARAMIVSGFADNVSKELPLEYALEMNNLIRLEMKGSIG; translated from the coding sequence ATGAAAGAAAAGACGTACGTCGAAGACTTGGATCGCAGCCGCTACGACTTCCGCTTCGACGAAAAAAGCGCCTACAAAGTCGAAGAAGGGCTGACGGCGGAAATCGTCGCCCGGATCTCCGCGGAGAAGAACGATCCGGAGTGGATGCGCGAGTTCCGCCTGAACGCGCTGAAAATCTACGGCGAGCTGCCGTGCCCCGACTGGGGGCCGTCGCTCGACGGGCTGAACATGGAAAACATCGTTACCTACGTGCGCCCCGATACGGAGCGTATGCACGCGAACTGGGACGACGTGCCGGCGGACATCAAGGACACGTTCGAGCGTCTCGGCATCCCGCAGGCGGAGCGCAAGTCGCTGGCCGGCGTGGGCGCGCAGTACGATTCCGAGCTGGTCTATCACAACGTCAAAGCCGAGGTGGCATCCCAGGGCGTGGTTTACACCGATCTGGAAAGCGCGCTGCGCGGCCCGTACGCGCGCATGATCGAAGAGCATTTCATGAAGCTGGTGCCGCCGCGCGACCACAAGTTCGCGGCGCTGCACGGCGCGGTCTGGTCGGGCGGCTCGTTCGTTTACGTGCCGCCGCGCGTGAAGGTGGAGATCCCGCTGCAGTCGTATTTCCGCCTCAACGCGCCCGGCGCGGGGCAGTTCGAGCACACGCTGATCATCCTCGGCGAGGGCGCCGATTTGCATTTCATCGAAGGCTGCTCGGCGCCCAAGTACAACGTGGCCAACCTGCACGCCGGCTGCGTGGAGCTGTTCGTGGGCAAAAACGCGCGCTTGCGCTATTCCACGATCGAGAACTGGTCGAAGAACATGTACAACCTCAACACCAAGCGTGCCGTCGTCGAGGAGGGCGGCGTCATGGAATGGGTATCGGGGTCGTTCGGCTCGCACGTCTCGTATCTCTATCCGATGACGATCCTGAACGGAGACGGCGCGCGCGTGGAGTTCACCGGCGTCACCTTCGCCGGGCGCGGGCAGAATCTCGACACGGGCATGAAGGTCGTGCACGTTGCGCCTTCGACCTCGTCGTACGTCTCCACGCGCTCGATCTCCAAAGACGGCGGCGTCAGCACGTTCCGCAGCGCCGTGGTCGTGACCGCCAAGGGGCAACGCGCCAAGTCGTCGGTCTCGTGCCAGTCGCTGATGCTCGACGCGCTCAGCCGCAGCGACACGATTCCCGCCATGGACATCCGCACGCCGGACGCCGACGTCGGCCACGAGGCCAAGATCGGCCGCATCAGCGACGAGTCGGTGTTCTACCTGATGTCGCGCGGCATTCCCGAGGACGAGGCGCGCGCCATGATCGTCAGCGGTTTCGCCGACAACGTCTCCAAGGAGCTGCCGCTGGAATACGCGCTGGAAATGAACAATCTGATCCGCCTGGAAATGAAGGGCAGCATCGGCTAG